The proteins below come from a single Ostrinia nubilalis chromosome Z, ilOstNubi1.1, whole genome shotgun sequence genomic window:
- the LOC135087252 gene encoding JNK-interacting protein 1 isoform X2 has translation MADSEFEEFRRVFDRLPQHIKAPTPFYSLVPNVGLDDESPSSKSDGSPEEDRGCMGDNETAASAQEEIVSPPPQPDVIETQRSPSHQTFTNGQRRRRKLPEIPKDKRSCSQPASLADELGALAGVLIRPGCQGRPLLVLKCGYLLDEDSSPDSERLQSLGDVDSGHSTAHSPIDTGPKSISPTPLQQNVSPSSSCSISGIHFAGNMTTVPHNQLEMLEATHRGLHKFNPRHHDEIEVEIGDPIYVQKEADDLWCEGVNLRTGQQGIFPSAYAVDMDYNDFDPANAKVKRERYLLGYMGSVETLAHKGTGVVCQAVKKIVGECSGEPVVQPCILEVSDQGLRMVDRSKPDRSRSGPCIDYFYSLKNVSFCAFHPRDHRYLGFITKHPTLQRFACHVFRGQESTRPVAEAVGRAFQRFYQKFIETAYPIEDIYIE, from the exons ATGGCCGATAGCGAGTTCGAAGAATTTCGTCGAGTATTCGACAGATTACCCCAGCACATAAAAGCTCCCACTCCGTTTTACTC GTTAGTGCCAAATGTGGGTTTGGATGATGAATCACCGTCATCAAAAAGTGACGGCTCGCCTGAGGAGGACAGAGGATGTATGGGCGACAATGAAACGGCAGCCTCAGCACAAGAAGAAATTGTCTCTCCACCACCACAACCCGACGTAATTGAAACACAACGGAGCCCGAGTCATCAAACATTCACAAATGGCCAAAGACGAAGgagaaaattacccgaaataccAAAGGACAAAAGAT CATGCAGCCAGCCCGCATCTCTCGCTGATGAGCTAGGAGCCCTCGCTGGAGTGCTGATCAGACCAGGATGCCAGGGCCGACCACTACTGGTGCTCAAGTGCGGGTACCTCCTTGACGAAGACTCGAGCCCTGACTCGGAGAGACTGCAGAGTCTGGGTGATGTCGACAGTGGACACAGCACAGCACACTCCCCTATCGACACGGGGCCGAAAAGTATATCACCAACGCCGTTACAACAAAATG tatcaccATCATCAAGTTGCAGTATCAGCGGCATTCATTTTGCGGGTAACATGACAACAGTTCCACATAACCAACTAGAAATGCTCGAAGCTACGCACAGAGGCCTACACAAGTTCAACCCTAGACATCACGATGAAATCGAAGTAGAAATTGGGGATCCCATTTATGTACAAAAGGAAGCAGATGATTTATGGTGCGAAG GTGTAAATCTCAGGACAGGCCAACAAGGAATTTTCCCGTCTGCGTATGCTGTTGACATGGACTATAACGATTTTGACCCAGCCAATGCCAAAGTGAAACGAGAGAGATATTTATTAGG ATATATGGGGTCAGTAGAAACCTTGGCTCACAAAGGAACAGGTGTGGTATGTCAAGCGGTGAAGAAGATCGTCGGCGAGTGCAGTGGAGAACCAGTCGTGCAGCCCTGTATATTGGAAGTATCAGACCAAGGCCTACGTATGGTCGACCGATCAAAGCCAGAT aGAAGTCGTAGTGGCCCTTGCATTGACTACTTCTACTCGCTGAAGAACGTATCGTTCTGCGCGTTTCACCCCCGTGATCACCGGTATCTGGGATTCATCACAAAGCATCCAACGCTGCAACGGTTTGCGTGCCACGTCTTCCGGGGCCAGGAGTCTACTAGGCCTGTCGCCGAAGCCGTGGG
- the LOC135087252 gene encoding JNK-interacting protein 1 isoform X1, protein MADSEFEEFRRVFDRLPQHIKAPTPFYSLVPNVGLDDESPSSKSDGSPEEDRGCMGDNETAASAQEEIVSPPPQPDVIETQRSPSHQTFTNGQRRRRKLPEIPKDKRSSILACSQPASLADELGALAGVLIRPGCQGRPLLVLKCGYLLDEDSSPDSERLQSLGDVDSGHSTAHSPIDTGPKSISPTPLQQNVSPSSSCSISGIHFAGNMTTVPHNQLEMLEATHRGLHKFNPRHHDEIEVEIGDPIYVQKEADDLWCEGVNLRTGQQGIFPSAYAVDMDYNDFDPANAKVKRERYLLGYMGSVETLAHKGTGVVCQAVKKIVGECSGEPVVQPCILEVSDQGLRMVDRSKPDRSRSGPCIDYFYSLKNVSFCAFHPRDHRYLGFITKHPTLQRFACHVFRGQESTRPVAEAVGRAFQRFYQKFIETAYPIEDIYIE, encoded by the exons ATGGCCGATAGCGAGTTCGAAGAATTTCGTCGAGTATTCGACAGATTACCCCAGCACATAAAAGCTCCCACTCCGTTTTACTC GTTAGTGCCAAATGTGGGTTTGGATGATGAATCACCGTCATCAAAAAGTGACGGCTCGCCTGAGGAGGACAGAGGATGTATGGGCGACAATGAAACGGCAGCCTCAGCACAAGAAGAAATTGTCTCTCCACCACCACAACCCGACGTAATTGAAACACAACGGAGCCCGAGTCATCAAACATTCACAAATGGCCAAAGACGAAGgagaaaattacccgaaataccAAAGGACAAAAGAT CTTCTATACTAGCATGCAGCCAGCCCGCATCTCTCGCTGATGAGCTAGGAGCCCTCGCTGGAGTGCTGATCAGACCAGGATGCCAGGGCCGACCACTACTGGTGCTCAAGTGCGGGTACCTCCTTGACGAAGACTCGAGCCCTGACTCGGAGAGACTGCAGAGTCTGGGTGATGTCGACAGTGGACACAGCACAGCACACTCCCCTATCGACACGGGGCCGAAAAGTATATCACCAACGCCGTTACAACAAAATG tatcaccATCATCAAGTTGCAGTATCAGCGGCATTCATTTTGCGGGTAACATGACAACAGTTCCACATAACCAACTAGAAATGCTCGAAGCTACGCACAGAGGCCTACACAAGTTCAACCCTAGACATCACGATGAAATCGAAGTAGAAATTGGGGATCCCATTTATGTACAAAAGGAAGCAGATGATTTATGGTGCGAAG GTGTAAATCTCAGGACAGGCCAACAAGGAATTTTCCCGTCTGCGTATGCTGTTGACATGGACTATAACGATTTTGACCCAGCCAATGCCAAAGTGAAACGAGAGAGATATTTATTAGG ATATATGGGGTCAGTAGAAACCTTGGCTCACAAAGGAACAGGTGTGGTATGTCAAGCGGTGAAGAAGATCGTCGGCGAGTGCAGTGGAGAACCAGTCGTGCAGCCCTGTATATTGGAAGTATCAGACCAAGGCCTACGTATGGTCGACCGATCAAAGCCAGAT aGAAGTCGTAGTGGCCCTTGCATTGACTACTTCTACTCGCTGAAGAACGTATCGTTCTGCGCGTTTCACCCCCGTGATCACCGGTATCTGGGATTCATCACAAAGCATCCAACGCTGCAACGGTTTGCGTGCCACGTCTTCCGGGGCCAGGAGTCTACTAGGCCTGTCGCCGAAGCCGTGGG